In one window of Bufo gargarizans isolate SCDJY-AF-19 unplaced genomic scaffold, ASM1485885v1 original_scaffold_813_pilon, whole genome shotgun sequence DNA:
- the LOC122924103 gene encoding uncharacterized protein LOC122924103 codes for MPMQIKLSLARDLDLKAPLDSVLRRWGPLLLPVSDPIISASTCELPSVSCDVIQCSPKVGAAAATASSKNSKNSSEVATLQKGQILNKCQISDHPNFLCDLFQIEGRYFLDSYLQDELIGPIRGLLDTGSQATILSYSHFQQVLGVTAKKPKLKSFDGSLISVGGEALQVKGTSWLKFKIGKKIIRHPTLIVDLPYDRLIIGIDLLRRLSSIVDFINEAVWTQVKAPIAYEYSCNAQSQRNCHVIEERFNSVEVHFRNNQTPDVTILKNGKPEEAVSSAAHTITIQKDRIEKVTLDGDALTISLKGRSSEVADLTRHTQSMVRIEKINDNLLIPVQVNNMARVKYAKMDLKSEASYISLSLLKQIANPKMIKVSSPQDQWVHDLDGDSQSHNVIARCLLSISIGDKTTEHLFIVLNEPRYQLYIGNDLLHRFAVQIDLVNNTLWSRLPGNPEGFQDEEQTLRWGQQMPYAVSIMVADEVKIPEGCKPFLLPIQIKKGQKLKNADALICLSNRMQQLGLKVEPTPMINIHQDPLHMVIHNMAPHSISLQKDTIIGLAMDSEYYTFGFQNDVIGLIPDEYLTEEQVVEQHFSSTPEGLFNIHSVYPFSSEEGTCHIEESSLIFNHEIDEKEYESCQPGEDKVRNTHNDLTSELEEAYELSQPEIFPEFQERVEEQISVADACSEESERQQLKGLFAEFQDMFAKDSYDCGETNLHVARIQTDPNAPPVYVKQYRLPLAAYESLSEIVKNLEKRGIIRPVHSSFNHPVLGILKPNGQFRLCSDLRQLNKRVYMSGWPVPYIDQSLAQIQGSKIFTALDCAQGYWTIKVDERDQYKLAFTFGKQQYAWTRLPFGYINAGHEFAVFMHKAMPDATERGTLSYVDDILIKSTTFEEHIAELRHVLTQLRNAGVKLSLQKAQWCRTKVNFLGHEITADGINPQKKKVEAVINTKSPTNTKELRSFLGMMNYSRKFIDNYAEITKPLLQLLKKGVEWEWSERHEQAVNELKTRLIQAPCLAYPEGGKPFYIETGFTNKSVSAVLFQKQDNLNKIIAYASKSLSPVEVKFNDCEKALLSTVWALQYFRSFIQGEKIIVETAHQPLQYLQSDRIKDGNLSNSRITAWTMSLMGWPLEIRYKQNNKNPVAQGLAELHDCSNSGHEGELPQNDFLEEQSSSPYKSYEEEYCKSLPCVYVDGCSFHTDIGTERTLVAGIGIVWNNTFPDMSVGYKIGPKSSQFAELTAVYKAIQMAIDSGLKEFVIITDSNYVHSSFVEYFPGWKRSKMARSNNKPVKHGKMFCKIDAMVTTHDLTIYWKKVRGHSKSPGIDKEGNDLADSLAKQAAINGEVLDVDDLMGTIQVDAMTRRQAQKETEANVAQWSQGSPSEDLIASQKGDPVIGMFYNHIEDPQNCPVTMEDCAGKEELRILMKGKSQFSLQDGLLVRTSKNGISQWVVPTAYRGLMLQHAHDAPTAGHRGEKLTYELLRDYAYWPHMLQDVRTYCQGCLICPQFQPQAPTHRAPLMKRGMSMPWSDIQIDFIGPVTTSSKGNRYMLTVTCLFTKWVECLPCKTCSSSVCASLLINHVFSRFGLPQRIESDRGSHFTSEVMTKTWEILGVKRKLHIAYRPASSGGVERYNQTIVNILKKFVNESGRKMVLPQHLLYRTTDQNLINASTAHQYIENLRKHLQHAFAFAQKNLEKAAVSAKTYYDLKTTQKEYQISDQVYLYNFARDQVKERKFLPSWKGPYVVTDKLSPVVYKIKIPKGDEFIEKWVHINQLRVCHPRSQLRQMEGLPDDEE; via the exons TGTTCTCCGAAGGTGGGGGCCGCTGCTGCTGCCAGTGAGTGATCCTATCATCTCAGCGTCCACCTGCGAGCTGCCGTCTGTAAGCTGTGATGTGATCCAGTGTTCTCCGAAGGTgggggctgctgctgccaccgcgagCAGCAAGAATTCCAAGAATTCATCAGAGGTCGCGACGCTGCAGAAAGGTCAAATCCTTAACAAATGTCAAATAAGTGATCACCCtaattttttatgtgatttgttTCAGATAGAAGGCCGATATTTTCTTGATTCCTATCTCCAAGatgaacttatcggaccaatcaGGGGTTTACTTGACACAGGATCACAAGCCACTATATTGTCATATAGTCATTTCCAACAGGTATTGGGGGTGACAGCAAAGAAGCCGAAACTGAAATcgtttgatggctctttgataagtgtcgGCGGAGAAGCTTTGCAGGTAAAAGGTACATCATGGTTAAAATTCAAAATTGGTAAGAAGATAATTAGACATCCCACTCTGATCGTGGACCTTCCCTATGATCGGCTGATCATAGGAATTGACCTCCTGAGAAGATTGAGTTCCATAGTAGATTTCATCAATGAAGCCGTctggactcaggtgaaggcacccattgcctatgagTACTCTTGCAATGCACAATCCCAACGTAATTGTCATGTGATTGAGGAAAGGTTTAACTCTGTTGAAGTTCATTTTAGGAACAATCAAACACCGGATGTCACAATCCTGAAAAATGGTAAACCCGAGGAAGCCGTCAGCAGTGCCGCACATACCATAACCATCCAGAAGGACAGAATTGAAAAGGTAACCCTGGATGGGGATGCATTAACTATTTCTCTTAAAGGGAGAAGTTCCGAAGTCGCGGACCTGACCAGGCATACTCAATCCATGGTACGGATTGAGAAGATTAATGATAACTTATTGATTCCCGTACAGGTGAACAATATGGCCCGGGTGAAATACGCCAAGAtggatctgaaatccgaagccAGTTACATAAGCCTAAGTCTGTTGAAACAGATCGCTAATCCTAAAATGATTAAAGtttcctctccacaggaccaatgggttcatgatctggatggagattcccagagtcataatgtgATTGCAAGATGTCTTTTGTCTATTTCCATAGGAGATAAAACCACAGAACATTTATTCATTGTGTTGAATGAACCACGGTACCAGCTGTACATAGGTAATGACCTTCTACACCGATTTGCCGTGCAGATTGATCTGGTCAACAATACTCTATGGTCCAGATTACCTGGGAACCCGGAGGGATTCCAGGATGAGGAGCAAACCTtgagatggggacaacagatgccctatgccgtgaGTATCATGGTTGCAGACGAGGTTAAAATCCCTGAAGGATGTAAACCATTTCTTCTTCCCATTCAAATAAAGAAGGGGCAAAAACTGAAGAATGCAGATGCTTTGATCTGTTTGTCCAACCGGATGCAGCAACTCGGCCTGAAGGTAGAGCCAACTCCGATGATAAACATCCATCAGGATCCATTGCATATGGTAATTCATAACATGGCTCCCCATagtatatctctgcagaaagacactatcattggtcTGGCTATGGATTCGGAGTATTACACTTTTGGtttccaaaatgatgttattggactgattcctgatgaatacctgacagaAGAACAGGTAGTGGAGCAACATTTTTCctcaacacctgaggggttatttaatatccactctgtttatcctttcagctctgaagaaggtacatgccacattgAAGAATCATCATTGATTTTCAATCATGAGATCGATGAGAAGGAGTACGAGTCATGCCAACCAGGAGAGGATAAGGTACGCAATACTCACAacgatttaactagtgagcttgaagaagcttacgagttaagtcaACCTGAAATCTTTCCAGAATTTCAGGAACGGGTGGAAGAGCAAATCTCTGTGGCTGATGCATGTTCTGAGGAGTCGGAGCGTCAACAGCTAAAGGGGCTCTTCGCCGAATTCCAGGACATGTTTGCTAAGGATTCTTACGACTGTGGGGAAACTAACCTACACGTTGCAAGAATCCAAACGGATCCCAATGCACCCCCTGTATATGTTAAACAgtaccgacttccgctggcggcATATGAGTCGCTATCGGAAATTGTCAAAAACTTGGAGAAGCGGGGGATCATCCGTCCAGTGCACAGCTCCTTCAACCATCCTGTGCTTGGGATTCTCAAACCCAATGGTCAATTCCGGCTCTGTTCGGACCTAAGGCAGTTAAACAAACGTGTATACATGTCCGGATGGCCCGTACCATATATTGACCAGAGTTTAGCGCAAATACAGGGATCCAAAATTTTCACTGCTCTGGATTGTGCGCAAGGATATTGGACAATTAAAGTGGATGAGAGGGATCAAtacaaactggcctttacatttggaaagcaacaatatgcatggacccgattacctttcgggtacataaatgcgggtcatgagtttgctgtgttcatgcataaggcaatgcctgatgccactgaacggggtaccttatcctatgtggatgacatcctaatcaaaagtacaacttttgaggAGCATATTGCGGAactgaggcatgtactaacccaacTAAGAAACGCTGGTGTAAAACTTTCTttacagaaggctcaatggtgtcgtACCAAAGTCAATTTTTTAGGTCACGAAATCACTGCCGATGGAATTAACCCACAGAAGAAGAAAGTGGAAGCAGTGATCAACACAAAGTCACCTACAAATACCAAGGAGTTGAGATCCTTCCTGGGCATGATGAACTATtcacgtaagttcatagataACTATGCCGagattacaaaacctcttttgcagttgctgAAGAAAGGAGTAGAATGGGAATGGAGTGAACGTCACGAGCAAGCTGTGAATGAGCTCAAAACCAGACTTATCCAGGCCCCATGCCTTGCCTATCCAGAAGGTGGAAAACCCTTTTACATTGAAACAGGCTTCACCAACAAAAGCGTGAGTGCAgtccttttccaaaaacaggacAACCTAAACAAGATcattgcctatgccagcaagtccttATCACCGGTTGAGGTAAAGTTCAATGACTGTGAAAAAGCATTACTGTCAACTgtgtgggctttgcaatatttcagGAGTTTTATCCAGGGCGAAAAGATCATTGTGGAAACCGCACACCAACCCCTGCAATATTTGCAGAGTGATAGAATCAAGGATGGGAATTtatcaaacagcaggataaccgcctggacgatgtccttaatgggatggccattggaaatcaggtacaaacaaaataataagaatccagttgctcaaggattagcCGAACTGCATGATTGTTCCAATTCAGGACATGAAGGTGAATTACCACAAAATGATTTCCTGGAAGagcaatcttcatctccatacaaGTCTTATGAAGAAGAATACTGCAAATCCTTACCATGTGTATATGTTGATGGCTGTTCTTTCCATACCGATATAGGAACTGAACGCACATTGGTTGCAGGTATCGGAATCGTATGGAATAACACATTCCCAGACATGTCCGTCGGATACAAAATTGGTCCCAAAAGTAGCCAGTTCGCGGAGCTCACCGCTGTGTATAAAGCTATACAAATGGCTATTGATTCTGGTCTTAAAGAGTTTGTTATAATCACAGATTCTAATTATGTTCACAGTAGCTTCGTGGAGTACTTCCCTGGATGGAAAAGGTCTAAAATGGCAAGAAGTAACAATAAGCCTGTCAAGCATGGTAAAATGTTCTGTAAGATCGACGCGATGGTTACCACCCATGATCTCACCATTTACTGGAAAAAGGTAAGAGGTCACTCAAAATCTCCAGGTATAGATAAGGAGGGGAATGATTTGGCAGATTCCCTCGCTAAACAAGCAGCCATTAATGGAGAAGTTTTGGACGTGGATGACCTCATGGGAACTATCCAAGTGGATGCAATGACAAGAAGACAGGCCCAAAAGGAAACCGAAGCCAATGTGGCCCAATGGAGCCAAGGTTCCCCAAGTGAGGACCTTATCGCGAGTCAAAAGGGGGATCCAGTTATCGGTATGTTTTAcaaccacattgaagatccacagaaTTGTCCCGTCACTATGGAAGACTGTGCAGGCAAAGAAGAGTTACGAATTTTGATGaagggtaagtcccaattctcgtTACAGGATGGATTGTTGGTAAGAACCTCAAAGAATGGTATCTCACaatgggtagtacccacagcatacCGAGGTTTGATGTTACAACACGCCCATGACGCCCCAACGgctggtcatcgaggtgagaaGTTAACGTATGAATTATTACGGGATTATGCTTATTGGCCTCATATGTTGCAAGACGTTCGCACATATTGTCAAGGATGTTTAATATGCCCTCAATTCCAGCCGCAAGcacccactcatcgggcaccgctgatgaaaagagggatgtccatgccatggtcagataTCCAGATTGACTttattggaccagtaacaacttCATCAAAAGGCAACAGATATATGTTAACCGTGACTTGTCTATTCACAAAATGGGTAGAATGTTTGCCTTGCAAGACTTGCAGTTCAAGTGTGTGTGCGTCTCTACTCATTAACCACGTGTTTTCCAGGTTCGGTCTTCCCCAACGCATCGAGTCCGATCGCGGAAGTcatttcactagtgaggtgatgacaaaAACGTGGGAGATACTAGGAGTAAAAAGGAAGCTACATATAGCTTACcggccagcctctagtggtggagtggaACGCTACAACCAAACAATTGTCAACATTCTAAAGAAATTTGTTAATGAATccg gaaggaagatggtgttaccccagcatttactctACCGGACAACAGACCAAAATTTGATAAATGCTTCAACAGCCCATCAGTACATAGAGAATCTACGtaagcaccttcagcatgcttttgcatTTGCCCAGAAGAATCTGGAGAAAGCAGCCGTGAGCGCCAAAACCTACTATGATCTGAAGACTACTCAAAAGGAGTACCAAATttccgatcaggtttatctctataacttcgcccgggatcaggtgaaggaaaggaagttcctgccttcctggaagggaccctatgtcgtcactgacaaattgtcacctgtggtctacaagatcaaaattcCAAAGGGGGATGAATTTATAGagaaatgggtgcacattaatcaattacgtgtttgtcatcctagGTCACAACTTCGCCAAATGGAAGGATTGCCGGATGATGAAGAGTAA